From Deltaproteobacteria bacterium, the proteins below share one genomic window:
- the ruvC gene encoding crossover junction endodeoxyribonuclease RuvC: MRVLGIDPGNHITGYGIVEKQKSGLLHVLHGEIKIAKGTALSSRLVMIYDGILEVIHQSLPDVIAIEDIFYGKNIKSLIRQCEARGVIILAGSHRRMPIYEYTPLEIKKAVVGYGRAEKNQIQNMVKAILHLLEDPPVDAADALAVAICHSNFLKALSI; this comes from the coding sequence TTGAGAGTATTAGGAATCGATCCAGGTAATCACATAACCGGATACGGTATTGTTGAAAAACAGAAAAGCGGTCTTCTCCATGTTCTGCATGGTGAAATTAAAATAGCGAAAGGAACAGCTCTTTCATCGCGACTTGTAATGATATACGATGGCATATTAGAGGTTATTCATCAATCATTGCCGGACGTCATTGCCATAGAAGATATCTTCTATGGCAAAAATATTAAGAGTCTCATTCGGCAATGTGAGGCGAGGGGCGTAATTATCCTTGCCGGTTCTCACAGACGCATGCCAATTTATGAATATACTCCGCTCGAAATAAAGAAAGCCGTTGTGGGATATGGCAGGGCGGAGAAGAATCAGATTCAGAACATGGTAAAAGCCATTTTACATTTATTAGAAGATCCTCCGGTTGATGCTGCCGATGCCTTAGCTGTCGCAATCTGTCATAGCAATTTTTTAAAAGCGTTATCAATTTAA
- the ruvA gene encoding Holliday junction branch migration protein RuvA, whose product MIALINGLLINKSISHVIVEANGIGYRIFVPLTTFYELPSMDQSVTLHIHTHVRPDAISLFGFGTEEEKNVFELMLSVSGIGPRLAINILSGISAEELIRAVSHGNLNRLVSIPGVGKKMAERMILELKDKMVKLSTYEAIYKADGDIEVFDSIIDDALSALVNLGYKNQKARDVLDKIIKESSGSLTLDVLLKKALKILAG is encoded by the coding sequence ATGATTGCCCTTATAAACGGACTCTTAATTAATAAATCCATAAGTCATGTTATCGTGGAGGCTAACGGTATAGGATACCGCATTTTTGTCCCTCTTACGACCTTTTATGAACTCCCTTCTATGGACCAGTCTGTGACTCTCCATATACACACCCATGTCAGACCGGATGCTATTAGTCTTTTCGGGTTTGGTACTGAAGAAGAGAAGAATGTGTTTGAGCTGATGCTTTCCGTTTCTGGTATAGGACCCAGGCTTGCAATAAATATACTTTCAGGTATTTCTGCAGAAGAGTTAATAAGAGCAGTGTCTCATGGAAACCTGAATCGGCTGGTATCCATACCGGGTGTTGGTAAAAAAATGGCGGAAAGAATGATTCTCGAGCTTAAAGATAAGATGGTGAAACTAAGTACATATGAGGCGATCTATAAGGCTGATGGTGATATAGAAGTATTTGATTCGATAATAGATGACGCACTGTCGGCGCTTGTTAATCTTGGTTATAAAAATCAAAAGGCCAGGGACGTCCTGGATAAAATCATCAAAGAATCTTCTGGGTCGCTTACTTTAGATGTTCTATTAAAAAAAGCCCTGAAGATTTTGGCCGGTTGA
- the ruvB gene encoding Holliday junction branch migration DNA helicase RuvB translates to METKDSLISPEITNGEKGYENSLRPKRLNEYIGQEKIKNNLSIFIEAAKQRNDVLDHVLLYGPPGLGKTTLAYIVSREMGVDIKVTSGPVIERPGDLAAILTNLHEHDVLFIDEIHRLSHVVEEILYPAMEDYHIDILIGQGPSARSMKLEIPRFTLVGATTRAGLLTSPLRDRFGMSFRLDFYTPEELTVIIKRSAKIFSIDIDSEGAAEMAKRSRGTPRIANRLLRRVRDFAQVKGDGFIDKRISITALDMFEVDHKGFDHMDRKMLLTLIDKFNGGPVGIDSLSSAIGEERTTIEDIYEPYLVQEGYIQRTARGRVATKMAYEHFGRKWMEDGQKGLF, encoded by the coding sequence ATGGAGACGAAGGATTCCCTCATAAGTCCTGAAATCACAAATGGTGAAAAGGGATATGAAAATTCTTTACGCCCGAAAAGACTAAATGAGTATATCGGACAGGAGAAGATTAAAAATAATCTTTCCATTTTTATTGAGGCCGCAAAACAGAGGAATGATGTTCTTGATCACGTTCTCCTTTATGGTCCTCCGGGTCTCGGAAAAACCACTCTTGCATACATTGTGTCCAGAGAGATGGGGGTTGATATCAAGGTCACCTCAGGACCTGTGATTGAAAGACCGGGGGATCTGGCAGCAATCCTGACCAATCTGCATGAGCATGATGTTCTCTTTATTGACGAGATACACAGACTCTCTCACGTCGTTGAAGAAATATTATATCCCGCCATGGAAGATTACCATATCGATATTCTTATTGGTCAGGGGCCATCTGCGCGTTCAATGAAACTGGAAATACCCAGGTTTACTTTAGTTGGTGCAACAACAAGGGCAGGATTGCTTACATCACCTTTGCGAGACCGGTTTGGCATGAGTTTCAGGCTTGATTTTTATACACCTGAAGAACTTACGGTGATTATAAAAAGATCTGCAAAGATATTTTCCATTGATATTGACAGTGAAGGTGCAGCGGAGATGGCAAAGCGCTCACGGGGAACGCCACGTATAGCCAATCGCCTGCTGAGAAGGGTTAGGGATTTTGCCCAGGTGAAGGGAGATGGATTCATTGATAAAAGGATTTCCATTACTGCCCTGGATATGTTTGAAGTGGATCATAAAGGTTTCGATCACATGGACAGAAAGATGTTGCTGACACTGATCGATAAGTTTAATGGCGGTCCTGTAGGCATTGATAGTCTTTCATCTGCTATTGGTGAAGAAAGAACCACGATTGAGGATATCTATGAACCTTACCTTGTACAGGAAGGGTATATTCAAAGGACAGCAAGGGGAAGGGTGGCCACGAAGATGGCCTACGAGCATTTCGGCCGCAAGTGGATGGAAGATGGGCAGAAGGGACTCTTTTGA
- a CDS encoding epoxyqueuosine reductase QueH yields MKLLMHICCAPCTVYPLKVLRFDGHDIYGVFYNPNIHPYREYKKRLDCLQAYADQCGLSVAYPKEYNMEEFLRNVAFREKDRCRHCYYDRLQYSARSAKERGFEGFTTTLLYSKFQDHEMIKDIGNSLASDHKIRFFYRDFRIGWTDGIKDSKEMGLYRQPYCGCIYSEKERFYPK; encoded by the coding sequence ATGAAGCTTTTAATGCATATCTGTTGTGCTCCATGCACTGTATACCCATTAAAGGTATTGAGGTTTGATGGGCATGATATATATGGAGTGTTTTATAATCCCAATATTCATCCCTATCGAGAGTACAAAAAACGTCTTGATTGCCTGCAAGCATATGCCGACCAGTGTGGATTAAGCGTTGCCTACCCGAAAGAATATAATATGGAAGAGTTTCTGAGGAATGTTGCCTTTAGGGAAAAAGACAGGTGCCGTCATTGTTATTATGATCGTTTACAGTACTCAGCTCGTAGTGCTAAGGAGCGCGGATTCGAGGGCTTTACAACGACTCTACTCTACAGTAAGTTTCAAGACCATGAAATGATTAAAGACATTGGTAATAGTTTGGCGAGCGATCATAAAATCAGATTCTTTTATCGGGACTTTAGGATAGGTTGGACGGACGGTATAAAAGATTCCAAAGAAATGGGGCTGTATAGGCAACCCTATTGTGGTTGTATATACAGTGAGAAGGAGAGATTTTATCCTAAATGA
- the lpxC gene encoding UDP-3-O-acyl-N-acetylglucosamine deacetylase, with protein MYLQRTIKQEITCQNIGLHSGRKVSMTIKPSEVDEGVIFIRKDLPGDIRIKADFENVRDTILATTIGLNGATVSTVEHLLSALCGMGVDNAIVEVDAPEIPIMDGSALPFVNLLKDVGTRIQGKCKKLLVIIKSVAVSEGDGTAMLLPSPEFKITYKIDFEHPLIGKQSYHMTFSDVVYEKDICAARTFGFLKDVEYLQAKGLALGGSLRNAVVLDDQKVINKEGLRCRDEFVKHKILDAIGDLSLLGMPIIGHFVAHKSGHKLNNMLLKELMAHEECWKIVSHVNRNSSEDELMSLNIPSFSVLDTVNNQIPLV; from the coding sequence GTGTACCTACAGAGAACGATTAAACAAGAAATAACCTGTCAGAATATCGGTCTGCACTCGGGGAGAAAAGTCAGCATGACGATAAAGCCTTCCGAAGTTGATGAAGGTGTTATCTTTATTCGTAAAGATTTGCCGGGTGATATCAGGATAAAGGCTGACTTCGAAAATGTACGTGACACAATATTGGCCACTACTATCGGTCTTAATGGGGCAACTGTTTCAACAGTTGAACATTTACTCTCTGCATTGTGTGGTATGGGTGTTGATAATGCTATTGTAGAGGTGGATGCTCCTGAAATTCCAATCATGGATGGCAGTGCACTTCCTTTCGTCAATCTCTTAAAAGATGTTGGCACAAGAATACAAGGTAAATGTAAGAAATTATTGGTTATAATAAAGTCTGTAGCTGTCTCTGAAGGAGATGGTACGGCGATGCTGTTGCCGTCGCCGGAGTTTAAGATTACGTACAAGATTGACTTTGAACATCCACTTATCGGTAAGCAATCTTATCATATGACTTTTTCAGATGTTGTTTACGAAAAGGATATCTGCGCAGCCCGGACTTTCGGTTTCTTAAAGGATGTTGAATATCTTCAGGCAAAAGGTTTAGCATTGGGGGGGTCTCTCAGAAACGCTGTGGTATTGGATGACCAAAAGGTTATTAATAAAGAAGGTTTGAGATGCCGCGATGAATTTGTGAAACATAAAATACTCGATGCCATTGGCGATCTTTCACTTTTAGGTATGCCAATTATCGGACATTTTGTCGCTCATAAATCAGGACACAAATTGAATAATATGCTCCTTAAAGAACTCATGGCTCATGAAGAATGCTGGAAGATAGTAAGTCATGTTAACCGCAATAGCAGCGAAGATGAATTAATGTCTTTGAATATTCCATCTTTCAGTGTCCTCGATACTGTCAACAATCAAATACCCTTAGTATGA
- a CDS encoding DUF4390 domain-containing protein, producing the protein MRKPIFLLVAFLACYFFLVFPLSSYGRDARIADIVVTNSSDKVIVYAKVANCFTKRMESAILAGVPTTFTFLLDLYQERENWLDKKISSVVVKQTIKYDNVKKVYYISLMEGEKHSEFHEFDGAKKAMSELNGIPVASTKDLHKDKPYYVKIKAKLDKIRLPMNMEYVLFFVSLWDFETDWYRQSVY; encoded by the coding sequence ATGCGCAAACCAATTTTCCTTTTAGTTGCATTCTTGGCCTGTTATTTTTTTCTTGTTTTTCCCCTTAGCTCTTATGGCAGGGATGCGAGGATAGCAGATATTGTCGTTACTAACAGTAGTGATAAGGTAATAGTTTATGCGAAGGTAGCAAACTGTTTTACAAAAAGGATGGAGTCGGCCATTTTGGCTGGTGTTCCTACTACGTTTACTTTTTTACTTGATCTGTATCAGGAAAGGGAAAACTGGCTCGATAAAAAAATATCCAGTGTCGTTGTCAAACAAACAATTAAGTATGATAATGTAAAGAAAGTGTATTACATATCATTAATGGAAGGCGAGAAACATTCAGAATTTCATGAGTTTGATGGAGCCAAGAAGGCCATGTCGGAATTGAATGGGATTCCTGTGGCGTCAACGAAAGATTTGCATAAAGACAAACCATATTATGTTAAGATTAAGGCAAAGCTGGATAAGATAAGGCTTCCTATGAATATGGAATATGTTTTATTTTTCGTGTCGCTATGGGATTTTGAGACTGACTGGTATCGGCAGAGTGTCTATTAG
- a CDS encoding ATP-binding protein, producing the protein MMKDRANIDSQELRRRKRERIIIFVTIFVIAMVSLLGMHLFRKDAILSISNNVLIFGLITSINVILILVILILLLVFLIVRNVVKLIFERRRGILGSKLRTKLVAAFVGLSLIPTVILFIVAISIFSNSMEYWFNIKIGEALNKTVEVAQVYYQQTADHAKYYAKQISSDITKNRLYDQERVDYLKTLVEQRQKNYQLGLVQVYFNNQNENLFVKDPDNPNIETKPLSPKMLEDVFTGQEVSVVQSSEMGDLIRGVAPIYSNISPGEVIGVIAVNYFIPKELVNKMGIISKTSEQYGQIALLKNPIKFSYIITLFIVTFLVIFSATWFGLFLAKGITVPIQDLAEATNKIARGELDHQINIVADDEIGILVDSFNKMTKDLKKSKEGLEQANIDLEQRRKYMETVLGNVSAGVVSVDNNDVITIINKAAEMMFDIKTEKVLNRRYQDVLIPEHMAMVDELLKEMKESGKNFIEKQIELMLKGRVLTVLMTTTLINDDDGNFMGIVVVFEDLTQIRKAERTAAWREVARRMAHEIKNPLTPVQLSAQRLQKKYGEKFGDNDTVFHECTRTIIDQVEVLKNLVDAFSRYARLPVTKPVRNDLNEVINDSIMLFQDAHKEIFFDFQKEYDIPKLNLDSEQIKRVMVNLLDNAVAAINKEDGHIVIRTSYDKIHKKARVEVADNGCGVPYSYKAKMFEPYFSTKRSGTGLGLAIVSSIISDHHGHVSVRDNSPAGTIVAFELTVSEGTDSG; encoded by the coding sequence ATGATGAAGGATAGGGCAAATATCGATAGTCAGGAATTAAGAAGGCGTAAGAGAGAACGTATAATTATATTTGTTACTATCTTTGTGATTGCTATGGTGAGTTTGCTCGGAATGCACCTCTTTCGCAAAGACGCCATACTTTCCATCTCGAACAATGTACTCATCTTCGGTCTCATAACAAGTATTAATGTTATTCTGATCCTCGTCATTCTGATCCTGCTTCTCGTTTTTTTAATAGTCAGAAATGTCGTTAAGCTGATTTTTGAAAGACGACGCGGGATTCTTGGATCGAAACTTCGAACAAAACTCGTGGCAGCCTTTGTTGGTTTATCATTGATTCCTACGGTGATTCTGTTCATTGTTGCCATAAGCATTTTTTCAAACAGTATGGAGTACTGGTTTAACATCAAAATCGGGGAAGCATTAAATAAGACCGTTGAAGTTGCCCAAGTCTATTATCAACAGACGGCCGATCACGCAAAATATTATGCCAAGCAGATCAGTTCCGACATTACAAAAAATCGCCTATACGATCAAGAAAGAGTCGATTATTTAAAAACATTGGTTGAACAGCGTCAGAAAAATTATCAACTGGGGTTAGTTCAGGTCTATTTTAATAATCAAAACGAAAACCTTTTTGTTAAAGATCCCGATAATCCAAACATCGAGACTAAGCCGCTGAGCCCCAAAATGCTGGAAGATGTTTTTACTGGTCAGGAAGTATCAGTGGTACAATCATCAGAAATGGGCGATTTAATACGTGGGGTAGCTCCTATCTATTCCAATATCAGTCCGGGGGAGGTTATCGGTGTTATTGCAGTCAACTATTTTATTCCTAAAGAACTCGTAAATAAAATGGGAATAATTTCTAAGACATCGGAACAATACGGGCAGATTGCCCTGTTAAAAAATCCTATTAAGTTTAGTTACATTATTACACTGTTTATTGTGACGTTTTTAGTCATTTTTTCGGCTACCTGGTTCGGACTATTTTTAGCCAAGGGAATAACGGTTCCCATCCAGGATCTTGCTGAAGCAACAAACAAAATAGCACGGGGAGAGCTGGACCATCAGATCAATATCGTGGCCGATGATGAAATAGGAATTCTCGTCGATTCTTTCAATAAGATGACGAAAGATCTGAAAAAGAGCAAAGAAGGTCTTGAACAGGCAAACATAGATCTGGAGCAACGAAGAAAATATATGGAAACGGTCCTTGGCAACGTATCTGCCGGTGTTGTTTCCGTCGATAACAATGACGTCATTACGATTATCAACAAAGCTGCGGAAATGATGTTCGATATAAAGACCGAAAAAGTTCTGAACAGGCGGTATCAAGATGTTTTAATTCCAGAACATATGGCTATGGTAGATGAATTACTCAAGGAAATGAAAGAAAGTGGAAAGAATTTTATAGAAAAACAAATTGAGTTGATGCTGAAAGGCAGGGTATTAACAGTTTTGATGACGACAACGCTGATAAACGATGACGACGGGAATTTTATGGGCATCGTCGTTGTTTTTGAGGATCTTACACAGATACGTAAAGCGGAAAGGACGGCGGCGTGGCGTGAGGTTGCCAGGAGAATGGCTCATGAAATAAAAAATCCTTTGACACCGGTTCAACTCTCTGCACAGCGGTTGCAGAAAAAATATGGTGAAAAGTTTGGTGACAATGACACGGTATTTCACGAATGTACCAGGACAATAATAGATCAGGTCGAGGTATTAAAAAACCTTGTCGATGCCTTTTCCCGTTATGCCAGATTGCCGGTTACCAAACCCGTACGGAATGATCTGAATGAAGTCATAAATGATTCTATCATGCTTTTTCAAGATGCACATAAGGAAATATTTTTTGATTTTCAAAAGGAATACGATATACCAAAACTGAATCTCGATTCTGAGCAGATAAAGCGCGTTATGGTAAATCTTCTGGATAACGCTGTTGCGGCCATAAATAAAGAAGATGGGCATATTGTGATCAGGACTTCCTATGATAAGATCCATAAAAAGGCCAGGGTCGAGGTTGCCGACAATGGTTGTGGTGTACCTTACAGTTATAAGGCGAAGATGTTTGAACCTTACTTTTCCACAAAAAGAAGCGGTACAGGGCTTGGTCTTGCAATCGTAAGCTCGATTATATCGGATCATCATGGTCATGTCAGTGTCAGAGATAATAGCCCTGCCGGAACTATTGTAGCTTTTGAATTAACGGTTTCAGAGGGTACTGATTCGGGTTAA
- a CDS encoding sigma-54 dependent transcriptional regulator, with protein sequence MQKTILIVDDEKSICKSLGSILIDEGYEILSAGSGEEAMKVIEEDPPQLVILDIWLPGIDGIETLKMIKSRYPQIRVIMISGHGTIETAVKATKLGAFDFFEKPLSMEKVILIVNHVFELIHLEEENQLLKQKISQDYELTGNSTPILELKEMISIVSPTNAWILIMGENGTGKELVARSIHRQSKKAYKPFVEVNCAAIPEDLIESELFGHEKGAFTGATEKKRGKFDLAHEGTLFLDEVADMSLKAQAKILRILQEKKFERVGGNTLIPTDVRVLAATNKDLEQEMEEGRFRQDLYYRLNVIPLRVPALRERKEDIPVLVNWFLKEVTLKEHEEEKTITDDALAKLMEHDWPGNVRELKNFIERLVIMVPHNVISAKDIPLLTENNKKTDGTVPLSAADSFRTAKMDFEKKYIIKKLQEFDGNISKTAEAIGIERSNLHRKIKRYGLDDFSK encoded by the coding sequence ATGCAGAAAACTATTCTAATTGTCGATGATGAAAAGAGTATATGTAAGTCTTTAGGATCCATTCTTATTGATGAGGGATATGAAATCCTTTCAGCGGGTAGCGGTGAGGAAGCCATGAAGGTCATCGAGGAAGACCCCCCTCAGCTTGTTATCCTCGATATATGGCTTCCCGGAATTGACGGAATTGAAACCCTGAAGATGATTAAATCGCGATACCCTCAGATACGAGTAATAATGATATCGGGTCATGGGACAATTGAAACAGCCGTCAAAGCTACGAAACTGGGGGCTTTTGATTTTTTTGAGAAACCCCTGTCCATGGAAAAGGTGATTCTCATTGTTAATCACGTTTTTGAGTTGATTCATTTAGAAGAGGAAAATCAATTATTAAAACAAAAAATAAGCCAGGATTATGAGCTTACGGGTAACAGTACGCCGATTCTCGAATTAAAAGAAATGATCAGTATTGTTTCACCGACGAATGCATGGATTTTAATCATGGGGGAAAATGGGACGGGTAAAGAACTCGTTGCCCGATCAATACACAGACAGAGTAAGAAGGCCTATAAGCCGTTTGTTGAAGTTAATTGCGCGGCTATACCTGAAGACTTGATAGAAAGTGAACTCTTCGGCCATGAAAAGGGCGCCTTTACCGGTGCAACTGAGAAAAAAAGGGGAAAGTTTGATCTGGCTCATGAGGGGACCCTCTTTCTCGATGAAGTTGCCGACATGAGCCTGAAGGCCCAGGCAAAGATTCTCAGAATTCTCCAGGAAAAAAAGTTTGAAAGAGTAGGGGGAAACACCCTCATTCCCACAGATGTAAGGGTACTTGCAGCTACCAATAAGGACCTTGAACAAGAAATGGAAGAAGGAAGATTTAGACAGGATCTATACTACAGGCTAAATGTTATCCCTCTAAGAGTTCCCGCCTTAAGAGAAAGGAAAGAGGACATTCCTGTATTGGTAAATTGGTTTTTAAAAGAAGTTACTCTGAAAGAACATGAGGAGGAAAAGACAATAACAGATGATGCTTTGGCCAAGTTAATGGAACATGACTGGCCCGGCAATGTAAGGGAATTGAAGAACTTTATAGAACGACTTGTCATCATGGTTCCCCACAACGTGATTTCGGCAAAAGATATTCCTTTGTTAACGGAAAACAATAAAAAGACGGATGGAACTGTTCCCTTGTCAGCAGCAGACTCTTTCAGGACAGCAAAGATGGATTTTGAAAAAAAATACATCATAAAAAAACTGCAGGAGTTTGATGGAAATATCTCAAAGACGGCTGAGGCCATTGGTATAGAACGGAGCAATCTTCACAGGAAAATTAAAAGATATGGTCTCGACGATTTTTCAAAATAG
- a CDS encoding lysylphosphatidylglycerol synthase transmembrane domain-containing protein: MKKKLTVGIILGAVLVYLSIRGIHFQDVADGLKNVRYGYVLLVLILLLLMQALRSLRWGVILSPMEKIDQLSLFSVTSVGFLAIIAFPARVGELARPYLIANKSKIGMTAAVGTILVERVFDCLTVLFIFAFALFYTPLPPWLIKSGVGFFLITLIIFAIMIFMIIKREVSLRALNSLFRKLPEKYTLKLNHLFHQFIDGFKIITDIKLLLYVTILSVLIWLIDVVAIYFMFLAFGFILPLAAAFVVMIVLMIGIAIPTAPGFIGNWHFSCILGLSLFGIPKTDAFTFSVIFHFIFVGIVIILGLIFLPFNKFSLSDLNQQENKK; this comes from the coding sequence ACTGACGGTAGGAATTATTCTCGGCGCTGTTCTTGTTTACCTATCTATCAGGGGAATTCATTTTCAAGATGTTGCAGATGGACTCAAGAATGTCCGGTATGGATATGTGCTCCTTGTTTTGATACTCCTCCTTCTGATGCAAGCGTTAAGATCCCTGCGCTGGGGGGTCATACTCAGTCCCATGGAAAAGATTGATCAGCTTTCTCTTTTCTCCGTGACGAGCGTAGGATTTTTAGCCATTATTGCCTTTCCCGCGAGGGTTGGTGAGTTGGCCCGTCCTTACCTTATTGCAAACAAGAGTAAAATCGGGATGACCGCTGCCGTTGGTACTATTTTAGTGGAGCGCGTCTTTGATTGCCTCACAGTGCTCTTCATTTTCGCTTTCGCGCTATTTTATACACCACTGCCGCCATGGCTGATCAAATCCGGTGTCGGTTTTTTCCTGATTACTCTTATCATATTTGCAATCATGATCTTCATGATAATAAAGCGAGAAGTATCTCTTAGAGCTTTAAATTCACTCTTCCGGAAACTCCCTGAAAAATATACATTGAAACTGAACCATTTGTTCCACCAATTTATCGACGGATTCAAAATCATAACTGATATTAAACTCCTCCTCTATGTCACGATTCTCTCCGTCCTGATATGGTTGATTGACGTAGTTGCAATCTATTTCATGTTTTTAGCCTTCGGATTTATCCTGCCGTTGGCTGCTGCCTTTGTCGTGATGATTGTTCTTATGATAGGGATTGCGATACCCACAGCGCCGGGTTTTATCGGGAACTGGCACTTCTCTTGTATACTGGGGCTTTCTCTATTTGGTATTCCTAAGACAGACGCTTTTACCTTCTCAGTAATTTTTCACTTTATATTCGTTGGGATTGTAATCATCCTGGGACTAATCTTTTTGCCCTTTAATAAATTTTCCCTCTCGGATCTAAACCAGCAAGAAAATAAAAAATAA